A DNA window from Flavisolibacter ginsenosidimutans contains the following coding sequences:
- a CDS encoding SCO family protein produces the protein MSKKFLVYTLFFLVLALGFYFTLKAVMPGYFKKRVPAISHVEPFSFTNQNGQRFTDENINGKVAVVNFFFTTCTSVCPRMNNNLKPAYEALKNTPNVLFLSFTSDPLRDSAARLKRYADSMNVNTDKWIFLTGRKDSLYKAARYSFKIDDPSNFVSNDTVDFLHSQFVALVNRKGDVVKIYDGLKPSELKTLEDDVKELLAD, from the coding sequence ATGTCGAAGAAGTTTCTTGTATATACCTTGTTCTTTTTGGTGTTGGCTCTGGGTTTTTATTTCACGCTCAAAGCAGTGATGCCGGGCTATTTTAAAAAGCGGGTACCGGCTATCAGTCACGTTGAGCCGTTTTCATTTACCAACCAGAACGGCCAGCGTTTTACCGACGAAAACATCAACGGCAAAGTGGCGGTGGTGAATTTTTTCTTTACTACCTGCACTTCGGTTTGCCCGCGCATGAACAACAATTTAAAGCCTGCTTACGAGGCCTTGAAGAACACACCCAACGTACTCTTTCTTTCCTTTACATCCGACCCGCTGCGCGACTCGGCCGCACGCCTGAAGCGCTACGCCGATTCGATGAACGTGAACACAGACAAGTGGATTTTTCTAACGGGTAGAAAGGACAGTTTATACAAAGCGGCCCGCTACAGTTTTAAAATTGACGACCCCAGTAATTTTGTATCGAACGATACCGTTGATTTTTTGCACTCGCAGTTTGTGGCACTGGTAAACCGTAAGGGCGACGTGGTAAAAATTTACGACGGCCTCAAACCTTCCGAATTAAAAACACTCGAAGACGATGTAAAAGAATTACTCGCCGATTGA
- a CDS encoding YybH family protein yields MRKVLPFLFVFVSVTSVAQKNDESKIQQLLSVQTEAWNRGDVEGFMQTYWKNDSLMFIGKSGVTRGWQQTLENYKKSYPDTAAMGKLAFGIIGVKQLSPVYFFVVGKWMLKRTKGDLSGHFTLLLQKMAGQWVIVADHSS; encoded by the coding sequence ATGAGAAAAGTTCTGCCATTCCTGTTCGTTTTTGTTTCTGTAACGAGCGTTGCGCAAAAGAATGATGAAAGCAAAATCCAGCAACTTCTTTCCGTGCAAACCGAAGCCTGGAACCGCGGCGATGTAGAAGGCTTTATGCAAACCTATTGGAAGAACGATTCGCTGATGTTCATTGGCAAAAGCGGCGTTACACGGGGCTGGCAACAAACACTGGAAAATTACAAGAAAAGTTATCCCGATACGGCAGCGATGGGCAAGTTGGCGTTTGGCATCATTGGCGTTAAACAACTTTCACCCGTTTATTTTTTTGTTGTGGGCAAGTGGATGTTGAAACGAACGAAAGGTGATTTGAGCGGACACTTTACTTTGTTGCTTCAAAAAATGG